From Syntrophaceae bacterium, one genomic window encodes:
- a CDS encoding aminopeptidase P family protein yields MNTYIDYPKRITKIQEEMKKSDLDLFVGMRTVSLSYVSGAFVPWRSAVIVSKDGNAGLVSMLLDCERLKNESWLGSISSYAPLPGMDLMDLVIHFIRQNGAEKGRIGVELGHSPRGNTGYLFATEYELLKNALPEATFVNAIHVVDRASYVKEPGEIKLMRQAAAMADAGIKCVGDSLEIGMTETEIAGIGEMELRRLGSEYHWAITGSSEVASGYRATYSMNGTTQPTQKMVQKGENIIVDLHPLYQLYPSDLAHNFILGKPSAEQRKLADAYLKTAETIVRNFKAGNKVGDISKAVMDQVAELGYAQYTIPSFGHGLGVFGHEWYPAIVNNDEFRDVVLEENVVEVAFLAMTVPGVCGMRLECPVLVTKDGGEMLCKTPLELTVIDV; encoded by the coding sequence ATGAACACTTATATTGACTATCCCAAGCGGATAACGAAGATACAGGAAGAGATGAAGAAGTCCGATCTCGATCTTTTCGTGGGCATGCGAACGGTAAGCCTGAGCTACGTGTCCGGCGCTTTCGTCCCCTGGAGAAGCGCCGTGATCGTGTCGAAAGACGGCAATGCCGGCCTGGTTTCCATGCTGCTCGACTGCGAGCGGCTGAAGAATGAGTCCTGGCTGGGCAGCATCTCATCCTATGCCCCCCTGCCCGGCATGGATCTCATGGACCTCGTCATCCATTTCATCCGGCAGAACGGCGCCGAAAAGGGAAGGATCGGCGTGGAGCTCGGCCATTCCCCCCGCGGGAATACGGGATACCTGTTTGCCACGGAATACGAACTCCTGAAAAATGCGCTGCCGGAGGCGACGTTCGTCAACGCGATTCACGTCGTGGACCGGGCCTCCTATGTCAAGGAACCGGGCGAAATCAAGCTGATGCGCCAGGCAGCCGCCATGGCGGACGCCGGAATCAAATGCGTCGGGGATTCACTGGAGATCGGCATGACGGAAACGGAAATCGCCGGCATCGGCGAAATGGAACTGCGCCGCTTGGGCAGCGAATACCACTGGGCAATCACCGGATCGTCCGAGGTTGCATCCGGATACAGGGCGACGTATTCCATGAACGGAACGACCCAGCCCACCCAGAAAATGGTGCAGAAGGGTGAAAACATCATCGTCGATCTGCACCCGCTTTATCAGCTGTACCCTTCGGACCTTGCCCACAATTTCATCCTGGGAAAGCCGTCGGCGGAGCAAAGGAAGCTGGCCGACGCCTATCTTAAAACGGCGGAAACGATCGTCCGCAATTTCAAGGCGGGGAACAAGGTCGGCGATATCAGCAAGGCGGTGATGGATCAGGTGGCGGAACTGGGTTACGCCCAGTACACCATCCCCTCTTTCGGCCACGGACTCGGCGTATTCGGCCATGAATGGTATCCGGCCATCGTCAACAACGATGAATTCCGCGATGTCGTTCTCGAGGAGAATGTCGTCGAAGTGGCATTCCTGGCCATGACCGTCCCCGGCGTGTGCGGCATGAGGCTTGAGTGCCCGGTGCTGGTCACGAAGGACGGCGGAGAGATGCTTTGCAAAACGCCTCTGGAGCTGACGGTCATCGACGTTTGA